GTAGATATTGAAGAACGCGAAGATTTCTTTGTAATTAAGTGCGCCCTTATAAGGAATGGGTTTTTTCTCGCTGGCCTTGACCAGGAGCAAGGTGGGGAAGGACTTGACCCGGTACTGGTCAACCAGTTCGGTCTCGCTGTTCCTGATGATCGCGAAGAGCAGCTTGTTCTCGAAGGCCACCGACAGCGCCTTGTACAGGGTGGGCACTCCCTTCTTATCCGAGAAATAGAGCACCTTGGGCACAGAGGGATTTTCTGCCAGGAAAGTGCGATGGTTGTCCTTGTGAACTTCGATCACGTTGGAGTGCAGCTCCCGGGCGGCCTTCTTCTGCAGCAGGGTGGTGTTCGCCTCTGTGACGAAGATCGGTGGCATGGGCATCGGCGGGTAGATCACGAAGGAGGGGTACTCCTTGATGTTCTGCTTGGCGCAGAGAGCCTCGTACTCCTCGCAGTCGACGGCCGCGACCCTGAAGATGCCATGGTTGTCATTAGCCCACTGATCAAAAGCCTGCGCAAACTCCTCGCTCTTGCCATCTGGTCAGCACCACACCGGACTGCTTGTAGAACTGCACGACATTGACATAGTGGGTGGTCTGGCGGATCTTGTTGATCTGGTTCTCGAAGTTGGCAGGGGTGACCTGGATGATGCTGCTGAGGTGGTGGTCGTAGATGGCTTTCGACAGTCCCGTGCTCCAGAGCCACCACATCACACGTGTATTAATTAATCCCGATTGCGCTGTCCAAGCAGCCTGATTTCGAGGAGGCGCTTTGGGCCTGGGGGAGGGGCGGGTGGCGGTTAAGCCGGCTGCGGGTTGCAGTGTATGAATGAAAAAGTATTAAACCAGGGGGGGAAAGCTGCATCGGCTGTCCAGCGAGTGGACCTTCAGCTGGGCCGACGAGGGCCAGCCGTGCCAGCCCCTCGCGGTGTTCCAAACGCTTGAAGGCTTTTTCGAGAACTTCGAGTTTTTCTTGAAGCCCAGTAAGCTTCGAAGAGGTTTGAGGGTGGCGGTGTTCAAATCGGGCTGGACTCCTGAATAGGAGAAGACTCCGGAGGGGGGATACTGGGCGGTGCAGGTCAGTAGGGCCGACGCGGCAAGCAAGCTGGATTCTTTCTGGGAGCAGATCCTGTTCAGAAGCGTAGGGTCAGATCTGTCAAGCCTGACAGGAGTGCAGTGCCTGGCGCGCGGGCGGGACGTGCTGCTACAAGTGTGGATGCAAGACCTGGCTGCGAAAAAGGCCATCCGCAAAGAAATCCTGGCCCCAGTGTTGAACGGCCACTCGAGGGTGTACTGTCTGGCCTGCGGAGATGCCTGACTTGATTGTCAATTGGCTCATTACAGTCACTTGAAGAGAGACACCTCCACGATTTCGATGGCCGGGTTGCCCGCTGCTCGGTTGGGCCTGCGCACCGGTCTGCGGCGGGCCTCCGGTTGGGCCTGGATTAGGAGGTTCTTGCTGTCTTGCCGGATCTTGCGGGTCTAGTGGATGATCCCTTCGATGCGCCCCAGAACCTCGGAAGACTGGGGGTCGCCGTTGAGCCGGTCCAGCAGCCGCACCATCAGTTCCTCGACCTTGTTGGTTTCTAGTCCTTTCAGATCCTCGCAGGCTCGAACAGGCAGCCTCCCCCTCGGCTCGGGCAGGTGAGGCTTGGGCTTATGGTCGAGGCTGTGAGTTTTGGACCTGCGCAGGGACATAAATAAACTTATAATGATAATGATTTTATTGTGCCCAAGATACAGCCGATCAAGAAAGGCCAGTCCTGTTGCGCCACAGCATCGTCTCGAAAGTGCTCTTCAGCTCTTTTATCTTTCTGCGCTTGCCGCCCTTGATGTACGCCTCGTCGTATAGGCTTTTCAGGTCGGTCTCGGTTAGCTCCCGGTTCTAGGGTGACTCTGTTTCGACTCTGCTGGGGTTTGTCGCGAGGGGCGAGGCTCCGGGCTATTGCTGCTCGACCGCTGGCTCCACATTGACGTTCTTACCACGGGGGCTCAAAATCGATCTGAACTTAATCCCCGAAGCACGAGGAGCCACAGCCTattccacatcctccacttCGCTAGGGGCTTCGTCGGATGAGGAGGATGACACAACAGAATCGCACTCTTTTACCGATTCAGCAGGCTATTCGCAGTAGCTGTGCATCTGGCCCATCTTGGTTACCTGCTTTCGCCAGTACGCAATGtcgttcttctttttttcaagcTTGTGGAACACGGCTGCAGGCTTTTTTTTGATCTCTTCAACACGGGCAGGCGGTTGCTTGGCTGGCTTTGGGATGGTCACCTCGGGGCGGTGGAGGATCGGGTTGCTGTGCTCGTGGCGGAGCCGAGGCTGGTTGTATTTTAGAAGTTTGGACATCGAGCTTGAGATCTGGGAGAGGTCGAAGAGTGCGATGACTGGCCCGGACTTGCAGCGGGGGCAACTCGTAGACGGGCGGAGGGTGCTCTTTGGTCCTAGCATGACCTTCCGTGTGCTCCCGAATCTGGGCATGGAAGGCGCGCTACTAATAATTGGTAGGGCAGGGCTATTT
This sequence is a window from Hippocampus zosterae strain Florida unplaced genomic scaffold, ASM2543408v3 HiC_scaffold_303, whole genome shotgun sequence. Protein-coding genes within it:
- the LOC127594897 gene encoding putative protein disulfide-isomerase DDB_G0275025; this encodes MWWLWSTGLSKAIYDHHLSSIIQVTPANFENQINKIRQTTHYVNVVQFYKQSGVVLTRWVAAVDCEEYEALCAKQNIKEYPSFVIYPPMPMPPIFVTEANTTLLQKKAARELHSNVIEVHKDNHRTFLAENPSVPKVLYFSDKKGVPTLYKALSVAFENKLLFAIIRNSETELVDQYRVKSFPTLLLVKASEKKPIPYKGALNYKEIFAFFNIYSEVFVPGGGSSLDSSATKPWMTSPFPELTAQSAKDLCLDHLGFCVILVSGQQPIGDVAKQFEALKSSYDKKNDKLKMPFSFMWLDRQKEPAWAELFSSTDKDSVVLLNPGKRKRYMAHEDEFTESAISKSIEKVLAGDGSFKRLGDKLPEFVPRANENI